A genomic window from Cloacibacillus evryensis DSM 19522 includes:
- the uvrB gene encoding excinuclease ABC subunit UvrB — MEEDKFKLVAPFGLSGDQPQAVEKLVRGFREKDGTRQTLLGVTGSGKTFTMANVIAELNRPTLVMAHNKTLAAQLYSEFKEFFPENSVNYFVSYYDYYQPEAYIPASDVYIEKDSSVNERIEKLRLATTKSLLERRDVIVVASVSCIYGLGKRKNYEDAIFRFAQGERWERRAFMLRLIENYYERNDASLVPGTFRSRGETMEIYPAYSDTALRVSFFDDEIERIDEIDPVSGKSLLRKEKVGIFPSQHYVTSTDAIQKAAGVIEREMEECCARFTSEGKYLEAERLRMRTKYDLEMLLEVGYCSGIENYSRYLDGREEGDPPGTLLDFFPQDALFFIDESHMTLPQVRGMYNGDRARKEVLVEHGFRLPSCLDNRPLRWDEYEPVLKNALFISATPGDYEFAHSDHVVEQLIRPTGIPDPEVEVHKATGQVDDLLAEIRPIVERGERVLVSTLTKRSAEDLAEYMAELGIKVRYIHSELDTFERAELLRDLRLGVFAVLVGVNLLREGIDLPEVSLVAILDADREGYLRAHRSLVQMIGRAARNSAGKVILYADRITDSMDLAMKETTRRREAQTAFNEEHHIEPKTIVKSVKNLLPDELLSDGGTSYAGMRAASPNEEAREQNIHELEKKMWEAVEKLDFETAAQLRDDIQRLKGGNPIGTANKNYRGKAAQPQKHKRRYPKK, encoded by the coding sequence ATGGAAGAGGATAAATTCAAACTGGTCGCGCCGTTCGGACTGTCGGGAGACCAGCCGCAGGCGGTGGAGAAGCTTGTACGCGGTTTCCGCGAAAAGGACGGGACGCGCCAGACGCTCTTGGGAGTTACGGGCAGCGGCAAGACCTTCACGATGGCGAACGTCATCGCCGAGCTCAACCGCCCGACGCTCGTCATGGCGCACAACAAGACACTCGCGGCGCAGCTTTACAGCGAGTTCAAGGAATTTTTTCCCGAAAACTCAGTAAACTATTTCGTCAGTTACTATGATTACTACCAGCCGGAGGCCTATATCCCCGCCTCCGACGTCTATATAGAAAAGGATTCCTCCGTCAACGAGCGTATCGAAAAACTGCGCCTCGCGACGACTAAGTCGTTGCTTGAGCGGCGCGACGTCATCGTCGTCGCGAGCGTCTCCTGCATCTACGGACTCGGAAAGAGGAAGAACTACGAGGACGCGATCTTCCGCTTCGCGCAGGGGGAGCGCTGGGAACGCCGCGCCTTCATGCTGCGCCTCATCGAGAACTACTACGAACGCAACGACGCCTCGCTCGTCCCTGGGACCTTCCGAAGCAGGGGAGAGACGATGGAGATATATCCCGCCTACAGCGACACCGCGCTGCGCGTCTCCTTCTTTGACGACGAGATAGAGCGGATCGACGAGATCGATCCCGTTTCGGGCAAGAGCCTGCTGCGGAAGGAGAAGGTCGGAATCTTCCCTTCGCAGCACTACGTTACGAGCACCGACGCCATCCAGAAGGCGGCCGGAGTGATCGAGCGGGAGATGGAGGAGTGCTGCGCGCGCTTTACGAGCGAGGGCAAGTATCTTGAGGCCGAACGGCTCAGGATGCGCACCAAATACGATCTTGAGATGCTGCTCGAGGTCGGTTACTGCTCCGGCATCGAGAACTATTCGCGCTATCTCGACGGACGCGAAGAGGGCGACCCGCCCGGGACGCTGCTCGACTTTTTCCCGCAGGACGCGCTCTTCTTTATCGACGAATCGCACATGACGCTGCCGCAGGTGCGCGGCATGTACAACGGCGACCGCGCGCGCAAGGAGGTCCTTGTGGAGCACGGTTTCCGCCTGCCCTCCTGCCTCGACAACCGGCCCCTGCGCTGGGACGAGTATGAGCCGGTGCTGAAAAACGCCCTCTTCATATCGGCGACGCCGGGAGATTACGAGTTCGCGCATTCGGACCACGTCGTCGAACAGCTCATCCGCCCGACCGGCATCCCCGACCCCGAGGTCGAGGTGCATAAGGCGACGGGGCAGGTCGACGACCTGCTCGCGGAGATCCGCCCGATCGTGGAGCGCGGCGAGCGCGTGCTCGTCTCGACGCTGACGAAGCGTTCCGCCGAGGACTTGGCCGAATATATGGCCGAACTCGGCATCAAGGTGCGCTATATACATTCCGAGCTTGACACCTTTGAGAGAGCGGAGCTGCTGCGCGACCTGCGTCTGGGCGTCTTCGCCGTCCTCGTCGGCGTCAACCTGCTGCGCGAGGGCATAGACCTGCCCGAAGTCTCGCTGGTGGCGATACTCGACGCCGACCGCGAGGGCTACCTGCGCGCGCACCGCTCGCTGGTGCAGATGATCGGGCGCGCCGCTCGCAACAGCGCGGGAAAAGTGATATTATATGCCGATAGGATAACAGACAGTATGGATTTGGCGATGAAGGAGACAACACGCCGCCGCGAGGCGCAGACGGCCTTCAACGAGGAGCACCACATCGAGCCGAAGACGATCGTCAAATCCGTGAAGAACCTGCTGCCTGACGAGCTGCTGAGCGATGGCGGGACGAGTTACGCCGGCATGCGCGCCGCCTCTCCCAACGAAGAGGCCAGGGAGCAGAACATCCACGAGCTTGAAAAAAAGATGTGGGAGGCCGTCGAGAAGCTCGATTTTGAGACGGCGGCCCAGTTAAGGGACGATATACAGAGACTGAAAGGCGGCAATCCGATTGGAACAGCAAATAAGAATTACCGGGGCAAGGCAGCACAACCTCAAAAACATAAACGCAGATATCCCAAAAAATAA